Part of the Sorghum bicolor cultivar BTx623 chromosome 1, Sorghum_bicolor_NCBIv3, whole genome shotgun sequence genome, ACTTATTGGCCCGGGGAACGAACGCCAGACTCCAGGAATTGCCATTGCAGGTTAGACATGTCAATACTACACCTCCCCTCATACCGTCCTGCAGTCCATCCAGGTGCCTCTAACTCTGCTCCTTTCCATTCACGGAGCATGCATTTTCTTGCACTAGTTCCTTGTAGTATTACTTTTGTGCTGCTTCATTTTTGTTTGAGAAATTTGCTAGTGGTAGCCTTTTTagagcgtgcgtgcgtgcgtgcatgcatgACTGACATGACAGGGGCATGCAACAGTGTATAGGGGTGCTGGATCAGGAGGGAGCACACCACTCAGATCAGCGGCGGATCAGAGACCAAGCTCAGATTCAAGAAGATCAAGAAAGGGCCTTGCCCTGAGTTCTCCGTCGTCGCTTACCACTACATGCGCTCTCAAGACGCCTTCCTCGTATGGCGGATCGAGGGAGAAGGTCAACAACCCCAGGGACCTCTTCACCTTCTCCTACAAGTTCAGCACCGATATCCCGATGAGCGAAACGCAAGGGGTAGGTTTGCAAGTGCTCAAGgattggccggcttgggggttTTTTGCTCTGCACGAGCGCGACTGCACATCTCAGATCATCTGATTCATTCCATGGGGGTTTCTGTCTCTGTCTCTGTCTCTGCAGGCGTCCATCGATGAGTACCTGCAGAACAGTCCCAGGATCGTCGGAGCTGTGTTCCCGGATCAGCGcaaaagaagaaagatcaaCGACGTGAGTTGCCTCATCGTTTCTCCACCAATTTCATGTCTGAAAGTTCTGTATAGTACTGGTGTTTCTCAGAAGTCAGAACGTGTTTGAAAATGCTGAAAGTTTTCAGGTTTCAGTGCCTTTCACTGGCTCTGAAAAACCTGAATTTCCGGCGAGATCGGTTACAGTTTCCCTTGCTGGTCGGCCAACCAATGGCTTCAACGTTACGAAACGGGACAAGGAAGCACTGCTTGGGCGACCTATCAACGAGTGAATGACACGTACACGCAATGCTAACGGAGTGCCACTGGCTGCCGTCTTTTCTTTACAGGAAGAATGGAGCGTGCAGCTCTTGCCCATCCAGTTCCTCTTCCTGTCGGCGTCGCCGGTGATCGTGATGCGCTTCGTCAGCAAGTCCGGCGGGAAGGAGTACCCGCCCAACGTCCCCGTCCACGCCACCAGCCTCCTCCTCATGGAAGTGGTAACTGACACCAGTTCCTCCCTTCCCCGATCAAGAACTCAGCTGATCATTTCACGTCTGTCTGAATGTAATGTACCCTGACGTgctctgctgctgttgctgcgagCAGACGGACTACAAGCTGAATGGTCTGGACAGCAACGCCATGCCGTCGCACCTGGCCCTGACCGTGCGAGGCCTGATGTACCCGCAGCGGCAGCGGGAGGGGAGGAAGAGCCTCAAGGGCCACGTCGAGATGACCGTCGGCTTCGACCTCCCGCCGGTGCTCGCCTTGGTCCCGGAGAGCATCATCAGAGGCGTCGGCGAGACGGTCAGAACTTAGATTCATCTCCTCACCTGCAGCCTGCTCTTGCAGAGAAGTAGAGAACCATCACCGGATTGATTGGCAGGCATTTTGTTTGTGATGAACAATGCGCAGGTGTTGAGGAAGATGGCGGAGCAGATGAAGCAGGACATGGACACAGGCCTGGCAGCAGATTTCAAGAAGTACAGCAGGGAGAAGCTAACCGAGAGGCGCACATCACCCTGAATTAATTTTGAGACACATTTCACAATCACATCCCTGTATCAATGTATCATCAACAGTAGCCATAACTAGGAATTCTTTCGACTCCCAGTGCTGTCAACCTCTTGCACTATTCATTCACCAGTTGGATGACAccaaataatgataataaataacttgatgTATCACATTTTATTCACTGTAACAATGTTGCTCATAATTACAAGAGTATCCATCCAATCCAATTTCAAAGAAACTTCTGGTATCGAGCAATTTCGTCTGTGTTTGCTGTCAGACTCGTCTGGTTCCATTTCAGCTAGGGACTACTATGTACTACTATGTTGTATACAAGGCCTAGGGCCCATGCTTCCAACAGCTAGATGAATACAATTAACGATTCTATACAGTGTAAACAGACAGCTCTAGTCTTCCAGTGGTGACCGCTTTCTCGCCCTTAAGTCACGCTCCAGGCTCTGAGGCAATGGAGGAGTCCTTCCGCGGCGGAAAAGAACAGCAAGGGCTTTCATGTTACGGCACATGTTGAAAACCTACAAACGTGCACAGTCGTGACAAGTTGTACATTATGATCAGTTGGTAACCAGAAACTGTTACGGTCCACCAAATACTTTACTTACTGATGATGCTTCTATCTCTGCAATTCCCTCGCATCCTTGACCGCCGCCCTGCAGAAGGTCGCAGTATTTTACAGCATCGTCCTCATCCTCAAATATCTGCAGCAAAGGATGGAACGATTCAGAAGAATATAAAGCAAGTAACTGCACCAAATATCATCTAGTTTTTTTTTGGGAAGGTGCAATGGTGTCTTCTTTTACTATGGTACAAAGGTGAGTATTGATTCGGCTTATAACATGATGTATATCCATGCTTTTCTTTAGGCACATATGGCCAACACCTTATTAGTAATTCTACTGCAGTGGTCAATAAGTCCAATCTCCTGATTTTTTTTCATGTTTGATCAAGAAACTAGCAGCATAACCTATATTTTGCTCAATTTGTGCATAATCTAAAAGAGTGTGAATACAATGGATTAAATAAGTTAAATGTGTTAGACAGCCAGAGGAAATAGAAGAACAGTTGCCTATCAAGAACATGCCCTCAAAATTTCATCTTAAGCCAGCGAAGTACTCACCAGTACTCCCTCTCTGATATCTTCAACAACCATGTTAAACTTGGAGCCAGAGTACTTTGATTTAGTTCCAACTCCAGAACCCCCTCCCTTTGAGAAAAGCTTTCCAAGTTCCCTTTCAACTTCGCTGAGAAGACAATAATAGGTAACACCAGCAGTTCATACGGTTCAGTAAATTGCAGGCTCGTGACAAGCTAAATGTAACAGCATCAATAAATTCTCACTTGCGGCTCCTGCGAGTTTTCATTGTCCATAGGTGGTTATCGCTTCTGGCCAGCACATAGACTGGTTTGGAATCTTCTCTCCATGGGTTTGTCTCCAATACTGAATTATCATGAAAGTGAACAGAGTTACTAAAATTAAAATTGCCATGTGCCAAATTATCATGTAGTATGTTTACCATAGAGTTTTTTTAATGACAACTGATAACATTTCAAAGTATGTGCATAAGAACTCGGCTAATAAAATATCCACAGCTATTTGACCATTGGATACAGATATACAGTCTCCAATTACTACAAGAAGCTTATGCATATCAATTAGTAATGGCCCACAACAGACTTGTCCAATTGGTCAAGTAGCACATGACACATGATATATATTGACGCCGAGGAAACTGCTATGGCTGCAAGAGCTAATCATAGCCTACAGATGAAGCCATATCTTGCCCACCTGAAACTGCACGTCTCAAGAAACACAAGACGCGTGAACCAACCCACAAGCCTCACAGAGTAGATGCTGGTCTCGAGTTGATTGCAGCACGCGATCCTCCCGTGCACACAAACATCGTATCATCGGGCAATTCGTACCGCGCGTTTCATCAAACACGCTGCGCGCACAACTAAACCCTGAACATTTCGGCCAAACCGACAAGAACCCTTATAATAAGCTATGCTAAATCACTAAACCCGCAAGCGTTAAACCAAACTAAGTCAACGCAACGAGAACTTGATCGATCGTGGAGAGGCTTAATAAGATCCAAGAAGCGATACCGTCGTAGGCGAGGGAGTCGAGGGACTCCATGAGGTGGCGCCGCATGCCGTAAGCGCGGGAGGAGACGCGGCGCAGGAACTCGTCCGAGGTCCCGGGTATGCCGCCGTCCATCCCCATCGCcctctccacctccttctcgtcGCCGTCCCCCTCCGGCGACGGCTGCGGGGGCCGGGGCCGTGGCGACACGGACGCGGCCACGACCGCCCGGCGGTGCGCCGCGGcgaggcgcgggcgcgggcgcgggatgGACAGGAGCGAGGAGGCCGTGAGGTTTCCGGCCAGCGTGGTGGAGGAcgctgccggcggcggcggcgggaggggCGGCGAGGAAGCTGCCATTCTACGTTCCACAAAAAAAAGCGAGGCGACGAGGCGGACAAGTGCGAGGAGTGAAACGTGGACAGTTGGACACGGCAGCCACGCTACAGTCTTCCAGagatctttcttttctttcccaCTGCGGTTGTTGGGTTCGGCACGTTTCGGAACTCAATTCAGACGCGGGCGGCTTCGGTCCGACTCTTTGTCATGTGGCGGGTGGCGGCGACCACGGCCCGGCCCGGCCTACCACGTTCCACTTTGGACCCGTCTTGGGTGTGCAAAGGCTGAGTGACGTTGGGCCGAAAGAGGATACAGAGGCCGGGCAGCGAGCTTTTCTTtatattagaaaaaaaaacagaaatacCTATTATTTATCTCTAAAGGCATATATATTCTCACTttcttatttattggattcgtaTTAAAAAATATGTAAATATATATTTCAATACAACTGTATTAAGATATGTGTTTATACACTTTTTAATGTGAATTCAATAAATAAGAGAGCGAAAACATATGCTTTCATTGCCACTGAAGCCGGATAGAGGGGGCGACATCTGGTCCTGTTTGACTCGCAACAGGGTGAAGCTGCTCTTGCAATGGCTAGGAGAGCTCTACAAACACactctatggccttgtttagttcccgatgAGAAATATtttgcgacactgtagcattttcgtttatttgtggtaattattgtccaatcatggactaactagacttaaaaattcgtgttgtcaatttcgaccaaactgtgtaattagttttttattttcgtctatatttaatactccatgcattcgtctaaagattcgatgtaacggaaaattttgaatttttttgggtttttggatggaagtaaacaagacctatatTAACTACCGGAATAGCGAAAATTAATCTTATTTATAGTTTTCTAGACAAGTTTACTTGTATCCCTAAACTTACTTATTTAGTATTTTGAGATATAGTGATGAGTAATCTTTTTTTCTAGCCGTAGCACGACTATACATGGTACAACCCGCAGCCCGGTGGCACGATCTATGGCCCAGTGATTTGGCCCGATCCGAGCACAACATGGGCCGGCACGGCTCGAGAGACTAGGCCGTGTCACCCTGGTGCCCGTTCGAACAGTCAGTCTGATAGCGTCTCAGTGAAAATTAACTATTAATTTaattgtgatatatatatatatatatcgctaATTATTATACTAGTGAAAATGACGAATTATTGATAAAAATGATGAAATGCTTTAagatttggtgaaaatgttgatAAAAATGAGCTGATATTGATGCGATGGGCCGTGGCTGGCACGATACAACGTGTTTAACGGATCGGCATGACACGAAAACCCCCCTACAGACTGTGCCTTGGGCTGTAAACCATGTACGAAATTCGTAAAGGCACGACTCGCTGGGTACGACGGCCTATAATGGCCCGATGAATTATAACATGGCACGGCACGATATGCGTCGCCTTGGCTCCGGCTCTCGGCCAATCGTCCCCTGTGCCGCCACATTGGCGACCCGAGTGACTCGTTTCTGCCACATTTCGAAAGCACCGAGAAGCGAAGCGACCAGAAGCCTGTGACCCCCCACAAGGCCAAAGCGATCACGGCGACCGACTGAGATGACGTGTGCGGCAACGCGCCACCTCAGCCGGACACCCGTCGTCTCGCCACCCGCCTCGCTCGAACCCACCCCTACACGCGTCCAAATCCCTGGCGTCCATAAAACCCTCCGGCGTCCTCTCCCTCAAAACCCAGCGACGATCGATCAGCGTGCATCCCTGACAAAAAaaagcacacacacacatacatacaCCTACTAGTCTTCGTGGCTGCCAAGCTTAAGCTCGAGAAGGATTAACAATGGCGGTAGTCTCGCGGTCGAGGAGCCGCGACGTCCCCTCGgcgcttctgctgctgctactgctccTGGCGGTGGCCTCGGCGGCCGCGGTGGGCGTGGCGGCCAAGACGAACGTCCACGACGTCGCGGAGGAGAGCGACAAGGAGGAGGAGTCGTGGACGGGCTGGGCCAAGGAGAAGATCTCCGAGGGGCTGGGGCTCAAGCACCACGCCGACGTcgtcgacgaggaggaggccgcgcgcAAGGCCGGCCACACCGTCAAGTCCGCGCGCGAGTCCGCCCAGAACACCGCCTCCGGTAAGAAATCCACGCCTCCCACCATTCTTTCTCTCGTCCGTGTGCCTATGATCGTGCTGACGCCGGCCACGTCCATGCTACAGAGGTAGGGAAGAAGGCGGGGGACGCCAAGGAGGCGGCCGCCGATGCCGCGGCCGGCGCGTCGAGCAAGGCTGGCCAGGCCAAGGACAAGGCCAAGGAGACGGTGAAGGGCGCGGCCGGCGAGGCGTCCAGTAAGGCGGAGTACGCCAAGCA contains:
- the LOC8082132 gene encoding uncharacterized protein LOC8082132, encoding MAASSPPLPPPPPAASSTTLAGNLTASSLLSIPRPRPRLAAAHRRAVVAASVSPRPRPPQPSPEGDGDEKEVERAMGMDGGIPGTSDEFLRRVSSRAYGMRRHLMESLDSLAYDVLETNPWREDSKPVYVLARSDNHLWTMKTRRSRNEVERELGKLFSKGGGSGVGTKSKYSGSKFNMVVEDIREGVLIFEDEDDAVKYCDLLQGGGQGCEGIAEIEASSVFNMCRNMKALAVLFRRGRTPPLPQSLERDLRARKRSPLED
- the LOC8059829 gene encoding uncharacterized protein LOC8059829 isoform X2; translation: MSILHLPSYRPAVHPVYRGAGSGGSTPLRSAADQRPSSDSRRSRKGLALSSPSSLTTTCALKTPSSYGGSREKVNNPRDLFTFSYKFSTDIPMSETQGASIDEYLQNSPRIVGAVFPDQRKRRKINDEEWSVQLLPIQFLFLSASPVIVMRFVSKSGGKEYPPNVPVHATSLLLMEVTDYKLNGLDSNAMPSHLALTVRGLMYPQRQREGRKSLKGHVEMTVGFDLPPVLALVPESIIRGVGETAFCL
- the LOC8059829 gene encoding uncharacterized protein LOC8059829 isoform X1 gives rise to the protein MSILHLPSYRPAVHPVYRGAGSGGSTPLRSAADQRPSSDSRRSRKGLALSSPSSLTTTCALKTPSSYGGSREKVNNPRDLFTFSYKFSTDIPMSETQGASIDEYLQNSPRIVGAVFPDQRKRRKINDEEWSVQLLPIQFLFLSASPVIVMRFVSKSGGKEYPPNVPVHATSLLLMEVTDYKLNGLDSNAMPSHLALTVRGLMYPQRQREGRKSLKGHVEMTVGFDLPPVLALVPESIIRGVGETVLRKMAEQMKQDMDTGLAADFKKYSREKLTERRTSP